ATAGGCCCCGCACTCCACGGCGGTGACCACGGCTTTGAAAAGCTCCCAATCGTTCTCGCAATTCTCGAACACCTCGAAGGCCCGGTCAAAAGCGCTTTTGGCGTCCTTCCAGTTCTTCAGGTTGGCATAGGCCACGCCCCGGCCGACAAAGCAGGCCCCCCGCTCCAGTTCCTCCGGCAGTTTGATTAAATAGCTTTCGCAGGTCTCGTAGGCCTTCAAGGCCTCGGACGGCTCCCCTTTGGCGTTGTACAAATCCCCCATCAACCGCCAGCACTGGGTCATAATCGTGCCGTAGGGGGAAACCCGCTCACCGATTTCGAGCGCTTTCTTAAGGTAATCCTCGGCTTCGGCAAAGCGGCCTTCGGCGATGGAGAGTTCGGCAAGGTACTCATACGCGATTTTTAAGTTGCCAATAAGGTTCTCCTGACCTGCGAGCCTAACGGCCTCAATGTAATCCGCACGAGCACTCTTTGAATTCCCACCCAGCTTTTTTGAAACGCCAGATAAGACCAGCCCGCTAACAATGTTGTAGAAATCCTTGGCCTTCTTCGTTTCTCTTAAATAGGGACCCAGGTTTGCCATGGCCAATTTCCACTGGCCGTAAAAGACTTGATAAGCTGCTAAACTGCCTCCCAGAACAATGGCATAATAATGATCGTTCGCTTTATCCGCGCATTCCCTAGCCTCTTTATTGAAATGAGTAGCCAAACTGAACTCGCCCTTCGTATAGTGGAGGTAAGCAAGTTGATTTAAAGCACGAGCTGCCGAAGGGAAGTCGCCTGCAAACTTAAAGCCCGCAATGGCCTGTTGCAGATGCTCTTGAGCACTCGTCAAGTTTCCCAAATCTATTAAAAGTGAACCGATTAGATTCTCGGCTTTGGCGATGCCCGCAAACTCACGCAGGCTCAAATACATGTCCAAAGCTTTGCGGGCCGCGTTCACAGCCAATTTCTTGTCTCCCAATTCCCAGAGAATGTAACCTTCCAAATAGTGATAATAAGCGGCTTCCTTGGAAGAAACCTGTTCGCAGAATTCTGTGGAGATTCCTTTTAGAGAAGCGAAGGCCTCGTTAAAACGCTTCTCGCGAACTAAAGAATCAATCCGTTCCAACTGCTTGTTTGCTGAATCCTGCCTTTTATTGGGTGTATTCATCGAGTCGTGGCGAACCGGATGTTTTTACATCGGAACTCTTCTCGGAAGCTGTCTTTGATTTCACAACAATAGGGAAAAGCATGAACCCACCCGTTGGCAAAGAAATTACAACATAAAACGTAGCATATTTCATTGCGTGAGGATGGGGAATTTCATCTACATCCTGAACAGCCAACCAATACCGCATGGGTAGGGCGAAAGCGGGAGCGGAGAAAGAAAGGAGTAAAAATAAAGCTAAAAGAAGGGTTAATAGTTTACAGGCCAAAGACCTCACAAAACCACTCCTTTCGTTATCTTGTTAAAAGCCATAAAATGATACGCAGGCCGACCGGAATTTGTCAAGGGTTTTTTTGCCAAGGACAGCCCCGCCAAGCCGCTCCCGCCCAGCCGGTTGGCACAACGCTTGCTTGGCTATCTCCGCTTCTTCTGCCGCGACAGATAGTTGAAAAGGGTCCGGTACTAAAACAAGGAGAGGTTGGCCGCCGGTGGAGTGAAATGCAAAAAGGGGTTGCTCCGGGCGGTTTAGTTTTTATTTTATCATCAGTGGAGGTAATTCCACGAACTATGCTTAAACGACTTTTTACAGCGCTCGGCTTTCTGCTTTATGCTGGGGCGGCTTTGGCCCAGCCGACCGCGGAGCGGAGCTTCGATTTGGCCCGGTTGGCGCCCGACTTGGAGAAGCCGGTCTCCCTCTGGGCCGACAGCGCCGGCAGTTTTTGGGTGGGGGACGGGAAGAACAAGCGGGTTTTTGCCTTCGGCCCGGAGGGAGAGCTGCTCACGGTTCTGGGGGACAAAAAGAAAAACAAAATCGGCTTTCCGGTCGACCTGTTCGGCGACCGGAGCGGCAAAATTTACATCCTCGACTCGCAGGAGCGCATCGTTTTTATTTTTGACCCCTCCGGGACGCGGGTGGGACAGCTCGGCGGGTCCAAAACCTTCGCCCGACCGCTGGCTTTGACGCTTGACGATTCGGACAACGTTTTCATCGTCGAGGAGGCGCGCAAAAAGGTTCTTGAATTCGACGCCTTCAAGCGGCCGGTGGCCGCCGTCGAATCGGTTTCCGCAGGACAGGTGATGAACCGCCCCGCAGCGGTAGCCGCCGACCGGCAGGGAAACCTTTTTGTTTTGGATTTGGGGCGGCGCTCCATTCCAGTGTATGACGGCAACCGCCGGTTTTTGCAGGAGATTCCCCTTTCCGCGGAAGGAAAGGAGTTCCGGCAGCCGGCGGATTTGGTTTCGGGGCCGTTCGGCGAGCTTTTCGTTCTGGACGCCGGGGAACCGGCGGTCTGGTACCTGCCAAGCTGGCGCACGCCGGCTTGGAAAAAAATTCTGGCCGGGGAGAAAGCGGGGCTTTCAGCCCCGTCCGTTCTGGTGGTCACCCGCGGGGGGAAGCTTTTTGTTCTGGACGGAGGCAAGAAGGAGATAAAAAAATACAGTTTGAAGGGGCTGGTGGAAGCGGTGCCGGAGGCGGTCGCGCAAAAAACCGCACCGGGCGTCAAGAGTTTTACCAGTTCCCTCGGAGATTCGGGACATCTTTTGGTGCCGTATTCCGACTTCAAAAAAGGGGTAGTGCTTCTGCAGCCGTTTGACGCCGCCGGCAATCTGGCGGACTGGCTTTTGGATTCCGACATCCGGCTCGACTTGAGCGGGGAGCCGCTGGAGTTCTCCTCTCCCGTGTCGCTCCTCAAGTCGGACTTGAAGCTGGCCATCGCCCTCGTTTGGGCCGCGGGGCGGCTTTCAGACGAAGAGGAAAAGGAACTCAAAGAGGCGTTCGTGCGGGAAGTGCATCCGGAACTGGACGAACCGAACGACAAGCTTTTTTTGTTTTCCGCCGCCGGAAAACCGGAAGCGCTTCTGGAGGCGGAAGGGAACACCCGGACAGCCGAAATGGCCTTGCGGGGGCTTAAACTTTCCTCCGAAGGGCTTTGCTTTTTTGACGCCCTCCTCGCGGCTAACCGGGCTTTGAAGGAGCGCTCGCCGGGGCTTTTGCCGGTCATCATTCTGGTGACGGATAGCGAGGACGGGGCCTCCACTTCCGGCTATATGGATGTTTTGCACCTCGCGGAAGACCAAGGGTTTGCCAACGTATACACCGTTGCTTTGCCGCGCGGTGAGGGAGGAAGCCACCTATCCGATTTGCGCCGGATTTCGGAAGCAACGCAGGGGATTTACTTCGAGACGGCGGAGCCGAAGAACGTCTCGCAGGTTTTCGCCCGGATTATCAAGGCGCTGAAATATCAATTGGTCGTCCGCTTCACCCCGGCCGGGGGCGGGGTGTTAAACGCCGCCGTCACCCTGGAAGGAAAAACTTTTTCCGCGGGCTCGGCCAAGCGGCTTGGAGCCGATGAGGAGTTCGTCGAGGAAGAAAAAACGGATGAAGGGGGCTCGCTGAAGCTGGTGCTTCTGGTCGCCGGCATTCTGGTCGCTGCGGGGCTGGGGGCTTTCCTGATCGTGCTTTTGGTGAAAAAAAAGGGACGGAAGTGCCCGGCCTGCGGGCACAAGGTGGAGCCGGCCTGGACGGTTTGCTATTTCTGCAAAACCCCCTTAACTTTCGGCAAAGGGTCAAAAGGACCGGCCACCCTAACCGTGCAAAAGGGGCGGCTGGCCGGAACCCGTTTCACCCTGAACGACGCCGTGATAACCCTCGGGGCCAGCAGCGACAACCAGATTGTTCTGGATTACGAAGGGGTTTCCCGCCGCCACGCCCGGATTGAAAAAAACGGCGGCCGCTGGGAGCTTGTCGATTTGAACTCCACCAACCACACCTACGTGAACGGCCGGCCGGTTTCCCGTTCGCCGTTGAAAAACAGGGACATCGTTTCCCTGGCGCGGGTGGCGGACATGATTTTTGAGCAGTAAGGAAGCAAAATGAGCATCGTTCTGGAATTTTTATCCGGCAGCATTCAGGGGGAGCGGCGCTTTGACGGCCGGCAGGTGCGGATCGGCCGGGATACGCAGGGGGAGGTGGTTTTTGATTTCCAGAAAGACCCGGCCGTCTCCTTCAACCACGCCATTTTGGAGGAAGCGGGCGGCCGATGGGAGCTTCGGGACTTGGGCTCCACCAACGGCACTCTGGTCAACGGCAAAAAAATCACCCGGCATTTTCCGGCGGACGGGGATGTCGTGGCGTTCGGGCTGGCCGGGCCGCAGGTTCGCATCCATTTGGAGGAGAGTTCCCGCATCTTTTCCGAACCGGCCGGGGCGACCCGGATTTTGGTTTTGGATTTGCCCAAATTGAAGCTGGAAGTGCTCAAAGGGCCGGCGCAGGGGAAAAAATTTGAGATCGATTTGACTCCCGGCCGGGTGGTGAAACTGGGGCGGGAGCGGAACAACGACGTTGCCTTTTTCGACCCTCCCAGCCCGGTCGTTTCCCGCTATCACGCCGAGCTTTCCAAATCAGGCGAAGGGCTTTTTCTGGAGGATGTCGGCTCCACCAACGGCACTTTTTTGAACGGCAAAAGGATATCCAGCCGGACCGCAGTGAAAAATGGCGACCGGATTATGTTGGGGAACAACGGACCGGAGCTCTCCGTTGGCCTGGAACTTCCCGCACCGATTACCCCCCCCAAACGGCCGGCGCAGAAAAAACCGGTTCTGCTTTTTTCCATCGCCGGCGGCGCGGTGGTGGTTTTGGCCGTTTTGGCCTTCGCCCTTTTCAGCACCGGGAAAACGGAAAAGGCGGACGGGAGCGTGGCGGCAAGCATCGATACCGGGGATGAGGCGGCGGAAGCGGCCGGCAGCGAGGATTTTGCCTACATTGAGCGGCGGGTGAAAGAGCTTTCCGCCGCCCTGCACGAGGACAGCTCCAAAGTCAAACCCTCCTTCGTTTCCGTGGTGATGGAACAGGTAAATCACTTAAAGAAAGACAAGCTGGGGATTCGGATTCTTCTGGAAAAAGGGCCCGTTTATCTGCCGGATGCGATGCGGGCCTTGAAAAGAAAAAAGCTGCCGCCGGAGCTGGCGTATCTGGCCTACATTGAATCAAAGTTCAACCCGACCGCCAAATCCCCCTCCGGGGCGGTGGGGCTCTGGCAGTTTATGATTCCGACCGCAAAGGATCACGGGTTAAAGGTGGATTTAAACCGCAAAATTGACGAGCGGACCGACCCGGCCAAATCGACAATCGCCGCCGCCGAGTACCTGGATTTTCTCATACGGGAAAAATCCGGCTCGGCTTTCAAGGCGATTGCTTCCTACAACACCGGCCAGGGTTCCGTGCGAAAGGCCTCGCGCAAGGTGGAGGATTATTTGACCCACGGGGATTATTTTTACCTGTCGCAAAAGGGGCTGATTCCGCAGGAGACCCGGGATTACGTCCCCCGCTTTCTGGCGGCGGCCATTTTGGCCACCGACCCGGGGCGGTTTGGGTTTTCCCCCTAACCAAATACGGCAAAAAGAAGGCGCATTTTGAATAACCGAACCAAATTCCGGGCGATTTGGTTGGGGACAATCATATTCTTTTTGACTTTCGAGCAACTTTCTGCCACTACCCACTATGTTTCCCGCTCCGGTTCAAATACACCGCCTTACGACACCTGGGAAAAAGCCACCGACAGCTTGGGATTGGCTTTCAAGATTGCCAACACCTACGATACCGTCCAGGTAGCCGCTGGAACCTTTTATTCAGATTCCAATGAAATCATATTCAAACCCGGAATGGTTCTCATCGGCGCTGGGCGTGATTCTACTCACATCATAAGAAGCCCGGTTATGTCGGCAGCCTATTTTTTCTATTTTGCTAATTTCTGCCAGGTGAAGAAAGTTCGTATGAATGGTATGGGAAATACCTCTGTAGCAGTAATAACGCTTGATTCTGCACGGGCAACCACAATAGAGGAGAACCTTTTTGAAGGATTCTATTCTAGTGCTATAAATCTATCAAACTGTTGTTTCTACGACCGAACTTTTACGAGAATAGTTAATAATATATTCGACAACTGCGGCATAGGATTTCAAACTGTTTCCGGACTGATTCAAGGCAACATTTTCCGCAACGCAATAATCTATTTCGATTTCATCTACTCTCCTTATGTTACTATCGCCAACAACATATTTGGCCCTAATAGTGGCAGGTGCATACGGGGAGATGTAAGTGATAGTGGCCGAGTGGTCAACAATATTTTCTTTGACGTGGATGCTGAAGCCATTGACTTTTTTGGTCCGGAGATTTCCAACAATCATCTGTTCCGAACCGGTGTCGGGATCGTCGTTAATACAGCCTTGGGTCGAGTTGCCAATAACACGATGGTGGACAATTTGTATGATTTTGCCGTTCAATCCGGCGCAAACTTTGATAGTGTTCATCACAATGCAGTCTGGCGCACAAATGGCCCCCGAGCTTTTATTGTATCGTATGCAGGTGGAGCTCGCGATACTTTAGTCCCCACTAACAACTACAGCTTTGACCCAATGTTCGTGGATAGCGTTGATTGGGAGTTACAATTCGCTTCTCCAGCGATTGACACCGGCGACACCGCCATTCTGGATTTGGACGCCACTCGTTCCGATTTAGGAGTCTGGGGCGGGCCTTGGGGTAATATTACTTCCTATCCAGATTTATCTCCTCGAAGTCCTTTAAATTTCTCGGGTTTAGTCCAACCCGATTCAACGGTGGTTTTAAGCTGGAAACCGAACACAGAAGCCGATTTGGGTAACTATTTGCTTTTTCGAGACACTATATCAGGCGTGCTGGCTGATTCGGCCCACCTCTGGGCAATCCTTCCAAAGACCGATTCGGTTTTTTTGGATGGAAAACTGACCGAAAGTCGCTTTTACAAACTGGTGGCCATTGACACCACCGGGCACTCCAGTAATCCGACTTTAGAAGTGGCTCTGATTACCACCGGAGTTGGAGATGAACCCGGAACTTTGCCCAGGCAGTTCGAGATGTATCAAAACTATCCTAATCCTTTTAATGCGGGAACTGTCATTTCTTATTCTCTATCTCACAGGTCTCCTGTCAAGCTGGAAATTTTTAATATTATCGGGCAGTTGGTTAGGACTTTAGTAAGTGCTGAACAGCCCGCAGGATACAGGCAAATTAGGTGGGATGGAACGGATGCTTTTGGGAAACCATTACCGAGCGGGATATATCTGTATAAGTTGCAAGCCGGGGACGAGGTTGAAACCAAAAAGATGACCTTGATAAGGTAAACCCTTGGGATTTGCTTTTCTTATAAATTGATTTATACTTCGGGCAGTTCCGGCTAAAGGAGTTGGCCGGAGAAGAGTTCCCCGGCCGTTCGCCGCCGGGGGAAGCGGGGCACGCCGGGGCTGGCTCGTCCGGGCGGTTTTTTGCCTCATAGGAGAATTGGGGCACAGGAGGCAGGGTGGCGGTTTTAAATCGAAAAACCGAGGGTGCACTGTACCCTTTGCCGGTTAGTGCGGCCGAAATGCACTTTCGCGGCTGGGGGGAGATTGATATCCTCATCGTCACCGGCGACTCCTACATCGACCATCCCTTTATGGAAGCGGCCCTGGTCGGCCGCGTTTTGGAAAAGAACGGTTTCCGGGTTGGCATTCTCCCCCAGCCGGACTGGAAATCGGCCGAGGCGTTTACCGCCTTGGGAAAGCCGAAACTTTTCTATTTAATCACCGCCGGAAATCTGGATTCCATGACGGCCAACTACACTCCAAGCCGCAGCCGGCAAAAAGAGGATCCGTATTCCCACAAAGGGCATGTCGGCTTGCGTCCCGACCGGGCCTCCATCGTCTATGCCCACCGGGCGCGAGAGGGGGGCGGGGGAGTCCCCGTCGTTCTCTTCGGCTTGGAGGCCTCGCTGCGCCGCCTGGCGCATTACGACTTCTGGGAGGAGCGGGTGCGGCGGCCCGTTCTTTTTGATGCCAAGGCGGATATGGTCATTTATGGCCCGCCGGAAAAAACGGCCTTGGAACTGGCCAAAAGAATGCAGGCGGGGGAAAAAATCGGTGAAATCAAAGACCTTCCCGGCACGGCCTTCAAACAAAAAAGAATTGGAAACGATTTTCTTGAATTGACTCCGTATGAAGAATTGGCCAAATGCCGGCATTCCTTTTTGAAAGGTTTTTCCCGTTACGCAGAGAACTATTTCGCCCCCTCCCCGCAACCGGCCGCGCAGTTGGTTGTGGATTGGTACTTGGTGGAAAATCCGCCGGCCCCCCCGCTGGAGACCGAGACGGTCGATTCGTTCTACGATTTGCCGTTCACACGCAAACCGCATCCGCTTTATAAAAAGGAGCCGATTCCGATGGCCTCCGTTCTGGAGCAAACCATCGTTGCCGTGCGGGGCTGTTCGGCGCCGCCGGCGGTCTGCCCCAATGCCTTTCATTTCCGTTCGCAAATGGAGGTGCGCAGCTTGGATTCCATCAAAAAGGAGGCGGAGCGGCTGGCCGCCCTTTCGGAATTTTCCGGACAGCTTTCCATCGTCGGCGGCTATGCGGCCCGCAAGCCGGGGGGGGTGCATGATTTGGAGAAGGAGCCGGAAGGATGCTGGTCGGCCCGCAAATGGCCGAGACGGGAAGGACACCTGGTCTCCCAACTGGAGCTGCGGGAGGCCCTGGAAGGGATTGCAGGCGTGGAGGGGGTTTCCTTCCACGGCGTGTACAACCCGGATTCGATTGTCGGCAGCCCGCTGCGCGGGCCGGCCACCGGAATACCGGCTTTTCACTCGGCGGCCAAATCGGAGCCAAAAAATACGACGGAGTTTTTGCACGGCTTTGCCTCCTGCTGCGAACTTCGCTTTCTGGGGAAGCGGAGCGAGACGTATCATTTGCCCGCCCTGGTAGTCGGCCGTCCGGGCGTGGAGACCTCCGACGTGGTGGAGCTGACCCTGTTTCTCCGCCGGCGCAAGCTGAAAGCGGACAAGATTCTGGATTTTCTGCCCGTGCCGCTTTCCTTTT
The Verrucomicrobiia bacterium genome window above contains:
- a CDS encoding FHA domain-containing protein, which encodes MSIVLEFLSGSIQGERRFDGRQVRIGRDTQGEVVFDFQKDPAVSFNHAILEEAGGRWELRDLGSTNGTLVNGKKITRHFPADGDVVAFGLAGPQVRIHLEESSRIFSEPAGATRILVLDLPKLKLEVLKGPAQGKKFEIDLTPGRVVKLGRERNNDVAFFDPPSPVVSRYHAELSKSGEGLFLEDVGSTNGTFLNGKRISSRTAVKNGDRIMLGNNGPELSVGLELPAPITPPKRPAQKKPVLLFSIAGGAVVVLAVLAFALFSTGKTEKADGSVAASIDTGDEAAEAAGSEDFAYIERRVKELSAALHEDSSKVKPSFVSVVMEQVNHLKKDKLGIRILLEKGPVYLPDAMRALKRKKLPPELAYLAYIESKFNPTAKSPSGAVGLWQFMIPTAKDHGLKVDLNRKIDERTDPAKSTIAAAEYLDFLIREKSGSAFKAIASYNTGQGSVRKASRKVEDYLTHGDYFYLSQKGLIPQETRDYVPRFLAAAILATDPGRFGFSP
- a CDS encoding FlgD immunoglobulin-like domain containing protein produces the protein MNNRTKFRAIWLGTIIFFLTFEQLSATTHYVSRSGSNTPPYDTWEKATDSLGLAFKIANTYDTVQVAAGTFYSDSNEIIFKPGMVLIGAGRDSTHIIRSPVMSAAYFFYFANFCQVKKVRMNGMGNTSVAVITLDSARATTIEENLFEGFYSSAINLSNCCFYDRTFTRIVNNIFDNCGIGFQTVSGLIQGNIFRNAIIYFDFIYSPYVTIANNIFGPNSGRCIRGDVSDSGRVVNNIFFDVDAEAIDFFGPEISNNHLFRTGVGIVVNTALGRVANNTMVDNLYDFAVQSGANFDSVHHNAVWRTNGPRAFIVSYAGGARDTLVPTNNYSFDPMFVDSVDWELQFASPAIDTGDTAILDLDATRSDLGVWGGPWGNITSYPDLSPRSPLNFSGLVQPDSTVVLSWKPNTEADLGNYLLFRDTISGVLADSAHLWAILPKTDSVFLDGKLTESRFYKLVAIDTTGHSSNPTLEVALITTGVGDEPGTLPRQFEMYQNYPNPFNAGTVISYSLSHRSPVKLEIFNIIGQLVRTLVSAEQPAGYRQIRWDGTDAFGKPLPSGIYLYKLQAGDEVETKKMTLIR
- a CDS encoding tetratricopeptide repeat protein, with the translated sequence MNTPNKRQDSANKQLERIDSLVREKRFNEAFASLKGISTEFCEQVSSKEAAYYHYLEGYILWELGDKKLAVNAARKALDMYLSLREFAGIAKAENLIGSLLIDLGNLTSAQEHLQQAIAGFKFAGDFPSAARALNQLAYLHYTKGEFSLATHFNKEARECADKANDHYYAIVLGGSLAAYQVFYGQWKLAMANLGPYLRETKKAKDFYNIVSGLVLSGVSKKLGGNSKSARADYIEAVRLAGQENLIGNLKIAYEYLAELSIAEGRFAEAEDYLKKALEIGERVSPYGTIMTQCWRLMGDLYNAKGEPSEALKAYETCESYLIKLPEELERGACFVGRGVAYANLKNWKDAKSAFDRAFEVFENCENDWELFKAVVTAVECGAYASKQMGTELLMGCEFFQKYEHPAWEERARKLLGGLEGAHDRLPLDAKKGNLEKQEIITALQETGNNVTLAAKKLGLLRSTLHYKIKRYKI
- a CDS encoding FHA domain-containing protein, producing MLKRLFTALGFLLYAGAALAQPTAERSFDLARLAPDLEKPVSLWADSAGSFWVGDGKNKRVFAFGPEGELLTVLGDKKKNKIGFPVDLFGDRSGKIYILDSQERIVFIFDPSGTRVGQLGGSKTFARPLALTLDDSDNVFIVEEARKKVLEFDAFKRPVAAVESVSAGQVMNRPAAVAADRQGNLFVLDLGRRSIPVYDGNRRFLQEIPLSAEGKEFRQPADLVSGPFGELFVLDAGEPAVWYLPSWRTPAWKKILAGEKAGLSAPSVLVVTRGGKLFVLDGGKKEIKKYSLKGLVEAVPEAVAQKTAPGVKSFTSSLGDSGHLLVPYSDFKKGVVLLQPFDAAGNLADWLLDSDIRLDLSGEPLEFSSPVSLLKSDLKLAIALVWAAGRLSDEEEKELKEAFVREVHPELDEPNDKLFLFSAAGKPEALLEAEGNTRTAEMALRGLKLSSEGLCFFDALLAANRALKERSPGLLPVIILVTDSEDGASTSGYMDVLHLAEDQGFANVYTVALPRGEGGSHLSDLRRISEATQGIYFETAEPKNVSQVFARIIKALKYQLVVRFTPAGGGVLNAAVTLEGKTFSAGSAKRLGADEEFVEEEKTDEGGSLKLVLLVAGILVAAGLGAFLIVLLVKKKGRKCPACGHKVEPAWTVCYFCKTPLTFGKGSKGPATLTVQKGRLAGTRFTLNDAVITLGASSDNQIVLDYEGVSRRHARIEKNGGRWELVDLNSTNHTYVNGRPVSRSPLKNRDIVSLARVADMIFEQ
- a CDS encoding DUF3362 domain-containing protein produces the protein MAVLNRKTEGALYPLPVSAAEMHFRGWGEIDILIVTGDSYIDHPFMEAALVGRVLEKNGFRVGILPQPDWKSAEAFTALGKPKLFYLITAGNLDSMTANYTPSRSRQKEDPYSHKGHVGLRPDRASIVYAHRAREGGGGVPVVLFGLEASLRRLAHYDFWEERVRRPVLFDAKADMVIYGPPEKTALELAKRMQAGEKIGEIKDLPGTAFKQKRIGNDFLELTPYEELAKCRHSFLKGFSRYAENYFAPSPQPAAQLVVDWYLVENPPAPPLETETVDSFYDLPFTRKPHPLYKKEPIPMASVLEQTIVAVRGCSAPPAVCPNAFHFRSQMEVRSLDSIKKEAERLAALSEFSGQLSIVGGYAARKPGGVHDLEKEPEGCWSARKWPRREGHLVSQLELREALEGIAGVEGVSFHGVYNPDSIVGSPLRGPATGIPAFHSAAKSEPKNTTEFLHGFASCCELRFLGKRSETYHLPALVVGRPGVETSDVVELTLFLRRRKLKADKILDFLPVPLSFSTTRYFTGFDPVTGSPVYVPARTADRKVHRAILKHYEPESYERVRRALIAIRRKDLIGKGPDALIDHPSTSSAERGKPRRSITLRKPPQKRDDNDFPFRKRW